ccttttatcatgcaagattATTCTTCATAGCTTAGTGCATatatttctccccctttgacacTACAAACATTAAAGACAAAAcaccatgcaatgcatgaatatgcgATCCTAATGAACTTGtataagtataccacaaagcatttgtaaATTCTGGAAACATCAAAGTGCTATGAAAAGTAGAATATAGAGCTCACAAACGCACAAAGACGCAACAAGATATAGTGTCATAAGAACATAAAACTAGACAAGCTAAACGGAAGAATTATTAGCGCATTTAAGTTCATATAACCGAATCATATTAAAaatgaccaccacataagcatacACTCGTGCCGAGGAAATACAAGTATTAAGAACTAATAAACTTCAATCGCAAATAAACAAAGATGTAATATTAAGTcacatttctttgttttttttatcctCAAATTTCCTCTTATCAAGTAATGTATCATGCGTCTGGTATGAAAAataccttgaggcttcaagacaaccgtattagaTTATATTttgcacaagaaacttgatttcttaatattatttaaatttacacaaatcatcaaattttcacatgatcaagtcaagtagtgtatTTGCGACATAATGAACACATGTTTCtctaaggttctatcatgagctaccTCAATATGCCCTTCACCGCTTGGTGGTGAGATGTTCTTGGTGACGCTTGAAAGCGGACACACAAATGAGATAACGAAGTGGAGTTGCCGTTAGGTATAGGAGGGAACCAATCATGCTGATGTACTCTCGCTGGTCTACTTTCTCATCATTTTCATCCgaatcaagcacggtcgaggtagccatcggtgtcgtcaggggctttgcatcgctcatatCAAATTTCTTCAGCAAATTCTTGATGTACTTTGTGTGGTGGACGAATATACCTTActtgcattacttgatttgcagtccaaagaagaagttgagctcacccataaTCAACATTTCAAATTTCATGCTCACAGTATCTCATTACCCTTTCATTGAGGTCAACGATCATCATCTATGTAGGGTGTCGCCACTGACTATGTTGAGAGGCTTCGCGCTGCGAGATGACCCCACTCCTCAACCACCGCTGGTGCGGGCTCGAAAACAACTAAAGTAAAAGTAGATATTGTAGGACCATCTGCCGGtatagaagaagcaggagctagcTTTGGAACATGTGTGATGGAAGGAAGTAgtgcatcatcctcatcatcaccgagagctggaaggtcgtcATCTACGAAGATGCTTTCGCCAATCTATTGGTCACTTGCACACTCAAAAGTAGAACTAGCACACGGGGTTGATTAATAAAAaatcacatcacaggattctatgatggtgttagtgtcaaaatTATAAACTCTACAAGAATAACCATAAAGGGAATACCCCAAAAAAATCCATCGGAAGAACGCAACTCGAATTTGTCAAAATTGTCATGCTTCAGAATAAAACATCGataaccaaaaactctcaaatatgaAACATTCGAATTCCTCTCAAAGTGTAACTTATAAGAAGTTAAATTCAAAatcgagtgcaagaaaatcATATTAGAGATATAACAAGTTATGCTAATAGCCTCTATCCAAAACTTTGTAGGAGTCATatactcatcgagcatcgttCTAACTATCTCCACTAAAGTACAATTCTTGCTCTCAAACATGCCATCCTGCTGAGTAACGCGTGagacagaaaattgatgctcaatactatattcaagatagaaagcataAAAAAGATGGTTCTTGAACTCAGTGTTAATATCAATATGAATTGTTTTCAATGCACCATGGTTTtacttgaacaatctcaaagtcaAGCTCTAAAAGTATAAAAACACTTTATCTTTACTAAAAAAAGAAGACTTAAGAGTAGtaaaagaaatcatcaacaatgacaagtacatatcacttctcacccgccgaacgaacccAAAAAAGATCAATAatatccatttggagaagttctctcgATCGTGcagttatcaccagattaactggtggaTGGGACATGACAACCATCTTATCATGTCGATAAAAAGCATAAACaagatttttttcaaatttgagtGTGGACAATTCTCATATCAAACCTAAAgcactcaaataaaaaagtaaatCAAAACTCTTGTTTCATAGTCTCCTATATCATATCCAAAGCTCAAAAAGAGTTAAACAATTAAATATCCAAAAGAATCAACAATTAAAAGAAATCAACTCTCCAACTCTAAAAAACCGACAAATCAAAACTTACTATCGGAGATGCATGGCTGCCGGTGTACGCCGGGTTCGTTGTTGACTTTTGACACGTGTAATCTTTTGATATGCGTGAGTGCGTACCGCAGATGATCTCGGAAGGGTCATGGCAGTACCACGACGAGATCGACCTGGAGTTCCTCGGCAACGTCACCGGCCAGCCCTACACGCTCCACACCAACATATTCGCCAACGGCGTCGGCGGCCGGGAGCAGCAGTTCCGCCTCTGGTTCGACCCCACCGCCGACTACCACACCTACACCATCGAGTGGAACCCCAAGTACATCTTGTGAGTACCCCAAGAAGACCCAGGTCCCATCCTAAACAATAAACTCAACTGTTCAACTCGTTCGTTTTGTGACTCGATCagggcatgcatgcatttgcaGGAATAGAGTGGACGGAAAAGTTATCCGTGCGTTCAAGAACTACCAGGACCAGGGCGTGCCGTTCCCGAcgcggcagcagcagcgcaTGCACGGCAGCCTGTGGGACGCGGAGGACTGGGCGACGGAGGGCGGGCGCATCAAGACCGACGGGTCGCGGGCGCCCTTCGTCTCCTACTACCGCAACTACAACGTCACCTGGTGCCAGCCGTCGCCCGGAGTGGCGTGGCGCGGCGACGAGCCCAAGGACTCCACGCGCTTCGACCTGGACCAGCGGGAGCTAGCCGACCTGCAATTGGCAAAAGACAACTACATGATCTACGACTACTGCTCCGACCACAAGAGGTTCAACGAGACGGACTTCCCCAAAGAGTGCTACTTGCAATGAGGTCATCACGCGTTCATTCATCGGGCGCTGCTTGGTTGCCAATTGAGAGGGGATCGATGGATTGCTGAGTTTCGATCCAATGATTATTTTTGTACATCTGAAGAAACAGGTGCAATTTCGATTCTTTATTAGATTGGTGATTTGGTCTCCTGCCTGCCCCCCTGCCCCCGCCGGGTttacttcttcttctcctcctcggaTCATCAGCTGTATCAAGACTTCTCTGGCAGAATTAATGGTGTTCTGTTTAGAATTTATTCGTCATGTAAAACCATCAATAGTTTCACATTGTTCCGAAAAATCAAACTGTATCATTGACATCAACTCTGCTTCTGCATGCATTACACGGTTACAACAGGATTTCTTCAGAAATCCACCATTTCCGTTCTGAGTACCAAGTATAGAActgtcacacacacacacacacactcctGTGTAACGTTAACCGGTGAGCCATCAGCTGTGCTGGTCGACGGGCAGCTGGAGGATGTGCCGCCGTCGGCGCCCGCCGGCATGACGCTCGCGCTGGCCCCGTCCCCCGTACGACGCGGCGGACCAGTTGGTCTTCACCCGCCCGCCCTGTGTTGCCCAGCTCTCGCCGTTCCACAGGCTCGCGTGCACCCTCATCGCCTGCCCGCCGAGGTACGGCACGCGGGAGGAATCGTGGTTCTTGAACACGCGCGCCGGCACACCGTCCACCGACCAGCTGGAATCAGAGCATTGCGATTGAACATTTCTTTTTAAGGATCGTGTGTTGGTGAGACCATGTAGGAGATCTAGCTAATGCATTCATTTCACTACGGTCAAATTTAGAGGTGTAAATTAATTAACATAAAGATACCTTCCGACACTCTTTAGTTCAATCAATtgcactaatttttttaaattttatttaatttgaaaaaattagtctTATTAGTTGAACTAATTTGATGCGATTGTGATGCGTATTAAATTTGGTGAGATTTGATTCAGATGGTCGAAATCATTTAGGCAGAATCTACTATTTGATTTCGCATAGAGAAATTAATTCTCATCTTTGACATTTTTTGTGTGGCTAACTTGACCATGTTATCAGACCATGGCAGGCTTCGCGTTTTTCCAGCTGTTTTAAAATAAAACGAAACAAAAAACAACAACTTGCATGTGCTCTGCTCGTGTTTCGAAATATGCTAACTAACTACTGAACACTCCTGCACATCTCTGTAATCTCGAAGTAACCATCTGACGATTCTCATCACCAAACGTGTGGTAAGGTCATTTCTAACACTTTGTTTCTTAGTGATGTCTAACAGAAGAGATAGTAAAAAATTAATGTTAAAAATAAGTTTCTAATGCGTGCATGTGTCTTGCTAGTTTcaaatctttttaaaataatttattgtcTCACAGGATTATAAAAAACTAGTTTCTTTTAAAGAAATAAGCTCATCCTCTTTCATCTTTAAATTACTTATTACATCATCTTTTTCTTAGGTGGATACTTAATTAATATCTAATAAACTAGCATTGAAAGTATCCTAACAACCACTTCCTCACCCAAAAAAAGAGTATTGTTTTTTGTTCGTGTAATCAACATGTTTAAAGGTTGATcatcaatatttttaaatattttggttGAATCTTTGAATGATATAGctagatttattttgaaaaatagtttaataatattataacgttattatatttttatactaGTACTTATTAGGGTCAAAGTAGTACTCAGGTGGAGTGTTTTTATACTAGTACTTACTCGAGGAAGTAGTATTAATAGCAAGTTGCTGCTCATGTgtcatttttttctaaaaatgtgTCATTTTCGAGGAACCAAACCGACGACGAGGCCGTACCCTAGTGAAAAATGGTGACAAGTATCCTTAACTATTTTAAGGACAGTCTTTTATTGAACCTATTGAACTTTTTTCTGACATGAACAAATTTAGGTATTATTCTCTCTCATCGGTCGCTTTTTTAGGATAGTCTTTATTGAACATTTTTCTGAC
This genomic window from Phragmites australis chromosome 7, lpPhrAust1.1, whole genome shotgun sequence contains:
- the LOC133924918 gene encoding xyloglucan endotransglucosylase protein 1-like — translated: MISEGSWQYHDEIDLEFLGNVTGQPYTLHTNIFANGVGGREQQFRLWFDPTADYHTYTIEWNPKYILNRVDGKVIRAFKNYQDQGVPFPTRQQQRMHGSLWDAEDWATEGGRIKTDGSRAPFVSYYRNYNVTWCQPSPGVAWRGDEPKDSTRFDLDQRELADLQLAKDNYMIYDYCSDHKRFNETDFPKECYLQ